The Caproicibacterium lactatifermentans genome contains a region encoding:
- a CDS encoding AbrB/MazE/SpoVT family DNA-binding domain-containing protein, whose product MRLLETSAAVDRKGRLRIPEEVSIQLELSPGDEIRALICDDSHTLQALWREFVSRHGVEHEQDPADNEALEEVVLPGEMLAQAGFRAGDELDAVCGERKIVITASDEAPGRLDPLVSLPNDLRRLCGDLGFNPDTVRNVMREGGYFRE is encoded by the coding sequence ATGAGATTACTTGAAACCAGCGCCGCCGTCGACCGGAAAGGGCGCCTCAGAATTCCCGAGGAAGTCTCCATTCAGCTGGAGCTTTCCCCCGGCGATGAAATCCGTGCCCTGATCTGCGACGATTCGCACACTCTGCAGGCTCTGTGGCGGGAGTTCGTTTCCCGCCACGGCGTGGAGCATGAACAGGATCCGGCTGACAACGAGGCTTTGGAGGAAGTTGTGCTTCCCGGGGAGATGCTGGCGCAGGCGGGGTTCCGCGCCGGCGACGAGCTTGACGCCGTCTGCGGCGAGCGGAAGATCGTCATTACGGCCTCGGACGAAGCGCCCGGCCGTCTCGACCCTCTCGTCAGTCTGCCGAACGATCTGCGCAGGCTGTGCGGTGATCTCGGATTCAACCCCGACACGGTTCGGAATGTGATGCGGGAAGGAGGTTATTTCCGTGAATAA
- a CDS encoding AbrB/MazE/SpoVT family DNA-binding domain-containing protein, with product MNKPIYKILDAKGRVLIPREARSAAGMDYGDIVRLDVQNGRVSVKKVNIVEVGDKSPEAVEAFVHAAIREMPEDSQIAIAARLLELIQQRKEGRHG from the coding sequence GTGAATAAGCCGATTTACAAGATCCTCGACGCCAAGGGGCGCGTGCTGATCCCGCGGGAAGCGCGCTCAGCCGCGGGCATGGACTACGGCGACATTGTCCGTCTGGATGTTCAGAACGGCCGGGTGTCGGTCAAAAAGGTCAACATCGTCGAGGTTGGGGACAAATCTCCGGAGGCGGTGGAAGCATTCGTGCACGCCGCCATCCGGGAGATGCCGGAGGATAGCCAGATCGCCATCGCCGCCCGGCTGCTGGAGCTGATCCAGCAGAGAAAGGAAGGCCGCCATGGATGA
- a CDS encoding YodL domain-containing protein: MKNIEIRNGRVLYYSNEAGYVENGRAVVDPIFQSDELSDFLAKEKLETLWTNGVYDRLTTARETSAAGAEVPAAGRAHGFPDRPPLKSCRIWQLKPDVDVRMKFVGYDELLKNFGEPDPGNYQIAYDGQVETNDLEELYTKFNVDHPPGYEGHSLSMSDVVELYDETGSSFHYIDHFGFKEIGFGPPGQEMRQGPALSP, encoded by the coding sequence ATGAAGAATATTGAAATCCGAAACGGCCGCGTCCTGTATTACAGCAATGAAGCGGGCTATGTGGAAAACGGCAGGGCCGTGGTCGACCCCATCTTCCAAAGCGATGAACTCTCGGACTTTCTTGCAAAGGAGAAGCTCGAGACTCTATGGACCAACGGTGTCTACGACCGACTCACCACCGCGAGAGAAACCTCGGCGGCGGGCGCGGAGGTCCCCGCAGCCGGGCGGGCCCATGGTTTCCCCGACCGCCCGCCGCTGAAAAGCTGCCGGATATGGCAGCTGAAGCCGGACGTGGATGTCCGCATGAAATTCGTCGGCTACGACGAGCTGCTGAAGAACTTCGGCGAGCCGGATCCCGGCAATTACCAGATTGCCTACGACGGGCAGGTGGAAACCAACGATCTGGAGGAACTCTACACCAAATTCAACGTCGATCATCCGCCCGGTTACGAGGGGCACAGCCTTTCCATGTCGGACGTGGTGGAGCTGTACGACGAAACGGGCAGCTCCTTCCACTATATCGACCATTTCGGCTTTAAAGAGATCGGATTTGGCCCACCCGGGCAGGAGATGCGCCAGGGACCCGCCCTGAGTCCTTGA
- a CDS encoding DUF5057 domain-containing protein, with protein sequence MRCFKRLCCVPLLACFLLFSSALPGVTASAATTLTLSASPNPAGNYVALNWTNSDKSQPYSYMLYSKSSHETAFQSIPSKASVKVLNIYPDVTPIVTFTTWQGQNYTLPKSASLKMWMETPNQYDPKGFGKGLISVDPVSITSYNANPNAYLKNSDGLYKYDTLYFGAWDAFASEDLSAAAETVTDAFIKTGRGVLFGHDTMVNNDTISMPNFFKLAHYCNVQTISHYTVLGNTQIKVFKKGLLTNYPWPVGGIGTVLNVPMSHSNQMAFGDIWMTYQQPFTYPNSTLVTSGLGTNNFYLTSWSNAAMIQTGHSNGDATPDEQRVTANTLFYLSQITTDTSWSDHKGQDLDAPNAPAISGITHNSGRTQYTVSYSSQDNATGYQYYVESTGENDGMKYDSPTISTSIESGMKGYSIAVDNNPSGVPDGSITTTAGSYTFARPSGSGFYVHIAAADNVGNVSAVSTYHVDELVSVTHPVSVGYAINPNSAAPFTAPDVQIVNNSTIPIRVSVQSLSASTGGSLTLNDVSPSKYADWSKLTTVQTRSNIALGLGIRETAAGSGTWSEIDRTAPLYASDITDKTPLGVLNPNGAAGTLELTAKYGLAWDKAYTSVHSLSLFFDLTD encoded by the coding sequence ATGCGTTGCTTCAAGCGCCTGTGTTGCGTCCCGCTCCTTGCCTGCTTCCTGCTGTTCTCGTCTGCCTTGCCCGGTGTCACAGCTTCCGCGGCGACCACCCTGACACTTTCCGCATCGCCGAATCCCGCAGGGAATTATGTTGCTTTGAACTGGACAAACAGTGACAAAAGCCAACCGTACAGCTACATGCTGTACAGTAAATCTTCCCATGAGACCGCGTTTCAAAGCATTCCATCAAAGGCCAGCGTGAAAGTGCTGAACATCTACCCCGACGTGACGCCGATCGTGACCTTCACAACGTGGCAGGGGCAGAACTATACCCTTCCGAAATCCGCGTCGCTGAAAATGTGGATGGAAACTCCGAACCAATACGACCCCAAAGGCTTCGGCAAAGGCTTGATTTCGGTCGACCCTGTATCCATCACCAGTTATAATGCCAATCCGAACGCATACCTGAAGAATTCAGACGGCTTGTATAAATATGACACCTTATATTTTGGAGCATGGGATGCCTTTGCCAGCGAGGATCTCTCCGCTGCGGCGGAAACTGTTACCGATGCTTTCATAAAAACCGGCAGAGGGGTTCTTTTCGGACATGATACGATGGTGAATAACGACACCATCTCCATGCCGAATTTTTTCAAGCTGGCCCATTACTGCAATGTTCAGACCATCAGCCATTACACGGTACTCGGTAATACGCAGATCAAGGTTTTCAAAAAAGGCTTGCTGACCAACTACCCCTGGCCGGTTGGGGGCATCGGCACGGTGCTGAACGTGCCGATGTCTCACTCCAACCAGATGGCCTTCGGCGACATCTGGATGACCTACCAGCAGCCTTTTACCTATCCGAACAGCACCCTTGTTACCTCGGGTCTGGGCACCAACAATTTCTATCTCACCAGCTGGAGCAATGCCGCAATGATCCAGACAGGTCACTCCAATGGCGACGCTACCCCTGATGAGCAGCGGGTGACGGCGAACACGCTTTTCTATTTAAGCCAGATCACCACCGATACGAGTTGGTCTGATCACAAGGGGCAGGATTTGGACGCGCCAAATGCGCCGGCCATTTCAGGCATCACCCATAATTCCGGGCGAACACAATACACGGTCAGCTACTCCTCGCAGGACAATGCTACTGGTTATCAGTATTATGTGGAAAGCACCGGTGAAAACGATGGTATGAAATACGATTCGCCTACCATCAGTACCAGCATCGAAAGCGGGATGAAGGGTTACTCCATTGCCGTTGACAATAACCCATCCGGGGTTCCTGACGGCTCCATCACCACCACAGCAGGAAGTTACACTTTTGCGCGGCCATCCGGCAGCGGTTTTTATGTTCACATTGCCGCTGCCGACAACGTAGGAAATGTTTCAGCAGTCTCGACCTATCATGTGGACGAGCTCGTTTCCGTCACACATCCGGTCAGCGTCGGCTATGCGATTAACCCCAACAGCGCGGCTCCTTTTACGGCGCCAGATGTCCAAATCGTCAACAATTCCACGATTCCCATTCGGGTTTCCGTTCAAAGCCTGTCCGCATCCACCGGAGGCTCGCTCACGCTGAACGACGTATCGCCCTCCAAGTATGCGGACTGGAGCAAGCTGACAACCGTGCAGACCAGATCGAATATTGCCCTCGGGCTTGGGATCAGGGAAACAGCAGCCGGAAGCGGCACATGGTCGGAGATCGACCGGACAGCCCCGCTCTATGCCTCAGATATCACAGACAAGACTCCTCTCGGTGTCCTGAACCCCAACGGCGCCGCGGGAACACTGGAGTTAACGGCGAAATACGGTCTTGCCTGGGATAAAGCCTACACTTCGGTTCACAGCCTTTCGCTGTTTTTCGATCTTACAGATTGA
- a CDS encoding SpoVG family protein: MSELQNVPAAAPESPAQPMQVDVKIGSIRPEGNVKAYASVNLNGCFAIRNVKVLESSKGLFVSMPSYRAGNGEYRDICFPVTKKFREQLNGAVLDAYHQALIQGQKEALRQHLPEAPKQEAGMQMAGV; encoded by the coding sequence ATGAGTGAACTGCAGAATGTACCGGCCGCCGCCCCCGAAAGTCCGGCGCAGCCCATGCAGGTGGATGTGAAAATCGGCTCCATCCGGCCGGAGGGCAATGTCAAAGCCTACGCTTCAGTCAACCTGAACGGCTGCTTTGCTATCCGTAATGTCAAGGTGCTCGAAAGCAGCAAGGGGCTGTTCGTGAGCATGCCGAGCTACCGGGCCGGGAACGGCGAGTACCGGGACATCTGCTTCCCGGTCACCAAGAAATTCCGGGAGCAGCTCAACGGCGCGGTGCTGGACGCCTATCACCAGGCGCTGATCCAGGGGCAGAAGGAAGCCCTCAGGCAGCATCTTCCCGAGGCTCCGAAGCAGGAAGCCGGAATGCAGATGGCGGGCGTGTGA
- a CDS encoding DUF6133 family protein, with product MKKKISSAKKEFACKLLRFYARVSSRKAEGFVDSAIKILIAVVIGALLLAGLYALFGNTILPTVTQRIKDMFNYAG from the coding sequence ATGAAAAAGAAAATATCCAGCGCGAAAAAGGAGTTCGCGTGCAAGCTGCTCCGGTTTTATGCCAGAGTATCCTCCCGGAAGGCGGAAGGATTCGTTGACAGCGCCATCAAAATCCTGATTGCCGTCGTCATCGGTGCGCTGCTCCTCGCCGGCCTGTATGCCCTGTTCGGCAATACGATTCTGCCGACCGTGACCCAGCGGATCAAAGATATGTTCAATTATGCCGGGTAA
- a CDS encoding prepilin peptidase, which translates to MVWIRTAAFFLLLSAAAAGDLKNREIPRGDIPGIFLAGLLVFNPIRLLGALAGAPIFILALICKDRLGFGDVWLTIAAGSVVGFEHGLWAQIIAYSSMLFFYVGCRIYRKYRPHGKVLNQPYPLAPFISFGFIAAYFL; encoded by the coding sequence ATGGTCTGGATACGAACCGCCGCTTTTTTTCTTCTGCTGTCGGCGGCTGCTGCCGGCGATCTCAAAAACAGGGAGATCCCGAGGGGCGACATTCCCGGCATATTCCTGGCCGGGCTCCTCGTCTTTAACCCGATCAGGCTGCTCGGCGCCCTCGCGGGCGCCCCAATTTTTATCCTCGCCCTGATCTGTAAGGACAGGCTGGGTTTCGGAGACGTATGGCTGACAATCGCGGCCGGGTCCGTCGTTGGATTTGAGCATGGGCTGTGGGCACAGATCATCGCCTACAGCTCCATGCTCTTTTTTTACGTTGGCTGTCGGATCTATCGGAAGTACAGGCCGCATGGAAAGGTGCTGAACCAGCCGTACCCCCTTGCGCCTTTTATCTCATTCGGCTTTATCGCGGCCTATTTTCTATGA
- the cpaB gene encoding Flp pilus assembly protein CpaB, whose amino-acid sequence MSFFKNRTVLGALCILLSLLICFAVTPLFNAGVSHKTSIVRVTKDIQAGQQITKDMVQTLEVGGYNLPSNVLKSPDSVVGKYAAAELVPGDYILSMKVTGTPTVSNAYLSALNGSRQAISVTLKTLAEGVSGKLLPGDIVSVLAPDYQNQGSTVTPKELQYVEVIGVTTSEGADANANIGQNASSGGTTTNDAKNLPSTVTLLATPEQSAILAGLDADGKLHLALVYRGSKDNAQKFLDAQDKALKELYPDASSTALTDSSGPAQESSSSQTAAFSGEGGQ is encoded by the coding sequence GTGAGCTTTTTCAAAAACCGCACCGTTCTCGGGGCGCTCTGCATTTTGCTTTCACTCCTCATTTGCTTTGCGGTCACGCCCCTTTTTAACGCCGGGGTTTCGCATAAGACAAGCATTGTGCGCGTCACGAAGGACATCCAGGCCGGGCAGCAGATTACCAAAGACATGGTGCAGACGTTGGAAGTCGGCGGTTACAACCTGCCTTCAAATGTACTGAAAAGCCCGGACAGTGTTGTCGGAAAATACGCCGCCGCAGAGCTCGTTCCCGGCGACTATATCCTCAGCATGAAAGTCACCGGAACTCCTACCGTGTCAAACGCCTATCTGTCGGCCCTGAACGGGAGCAGGCAGGCTATTTCCGTGACGCTTAAAACCCTTGCGGAAGGGGTTTCAGGCAAACTGCTGCCGGGAGATATTGTGTCTGTCCTCGCCCCGGACTACCAGAACCAGGGCAGCACCGTCACTCCGAAGGAACTGCAGTATGTGGAAGTCATCGGCGTGACCACCAGTGAGGGCGCGGATGCCAATGCAAACATCGGCCAGAACGCATCGTCGGGCGGCACAACGACGAATGATGCGAAGAATCTGCCAAGCACCGTCACCCTGCTGGCGACACCGGAGCAGAGCGCCATCCTCGCGGGGCTGGACGCGGACGGGAAACTGCACCTTGCCCTTGTCTACCGGGGCAGCAAGGACAACGCTCAGAAATTCCTGGACGCACAGGACAAGGCCCTGAAAGAGCTGTACCCGGACGCCTCCAGTACGGCGCTGACGGATTCCTCCGGCCCGGCTCAGGAAAGCAGCTCTTCCCAGACCGCCGCTTTCTCCGGCGAGGGGGGACAGTAA
- a CDS encoding AAA family ATPase has translation MFHFQTGSLFSRSSGASKADPEPEPSAQILAVWGSPSSGKTTVSVKLAQYLTDQRRNVLLLLCDSTVPMLPCICPPADLECECSLGSVLAASHITASLIRHNCITHKRISHLSILGMRKGENVFTYPPYTSELAAELIAGLREVAPYVIIDCGSAIAHDILSAVALMESDAVLRLVGCDLKSVSYLSSQLPLLKDNKWDAEKQYKAASNIKPNQASENMEQVLGNVAFKIPHSDELESQMLAGDLFRELSLKESRGFRREIQKISKEVFDV, from the coding sequence ATGTTCCATTTTCAGACCGGAAGCCTTTTCTCCCGGAGCTCCGGCGCGTCCAAGGCGGATCCCGAGCCGGAGCCTTCCGCACAAATTCTGGCCGTATGGGGAAGCCCTTCCTCCGGAAAGACCACGGTCAGCGTCAAGCTGGCCCAATACCTGACGGATCAGCGCCGCAACGTGCTGCTTCTGCTCTGTGACAGCACGGTTCCCATGCTGCCCTGCATCTGCCCGCCCGCGGACCTTGAGTGCGAGTGCTCCCTTGGGAGTGTCCTTGCCGCTTCGCATATCACCGCAAGCCTGATCCGGCACAACTGCATCACCCATAAGCGCATCAGCCACTTGAGTATTCTCGGGATGCGCAAAGGAGAAAACGTCTTTACCTACCCGCCATATACCTCCGAGCTTGCGGCGGAACTGATCGCCGGTCTGCGGGAGGTCGCGCCCTATGTAATCATCGACTGCGGCAGCGCCATCGCCCATGACATCCTGTCAGCGGTGGCGCTCATGGAGTCCGACGCCGTTCTGCGGCTGGTTGGTTGCGATCTGAAATCCGTCAGCTACCTGTCCTCCCAGCTTCCGCTCCTCAAAGATAACAAATGGGATGCGGAGAAGCAGTATAAGGCGGCAAGCAACATTAAGCCCAATCAGGCCAGCGAAAACATGGAACAGGTTCTCGGAAACGTTGCGTTCAAAATTCCACATTCCGACGAGCTGGAAAGCCAGATGCTCGCCGGAGATCTGTTCCGGGAGTTGTCGCTCAAGGAGAGCCGGGGCTTTCGCAGGGAAATTCAGAAAATCAGCAAGGAGGTGTTCGACGTTTGA
- a CDS encoding type II/IV secretion system ATPase subunit: MTDSQNLFFTPADESRDFGGVLREVQGYISTHYAPLLSAGAGLESKAQLKRYIAQYVRENRIAVAGMDQPRLVEALHTEMAEFGFLTHYIFGSGVEEIDVNAWDDVEVQYSDGSIKKLDERFDSPAHAVSVIRRMLHISGMVLDNASPAVLGHLSKNIRIATLKDPLVDEDVAVAASIRIVNPQNMGRDDFIRLGTATEDMLDFLSECLRYGVSICVAGPTGSGKTTLAGWLLTTIPDNKRIFTIESGSRELSLVRRDANGKIRNSVIHTLTRDSENGRQRIDQTDLLDIALRFNPDYVVVGEMRGPEADAAQEAARTGIAVVTTIHANSCQATYSRMVSLCKRAVDTPDATLMGYVTEAFPLIVFCKQLENRQRRVMEVMECEILPDGARNFRPIFQFAINENRIEDGRFIISGSHSVVQGISPSLQRQLIENGMPQDILKRILQIGGEAA; the protein is encoded by the coding sequence ATGACAGACAGCCAGAACCTGTTTTTTACACCCGCGGACGAATCCAGAGACTTCGGAGGGGTTCTGCGGGAAGTTCAGGGGTATATCTCCACCCACTACGCCCCTCTGCTTTCGGCGGGGGCGGGCCTTGAATCCAAGGCGCAGCTCAAGCGGTACATCGCGCAGTATGTGCGGGAAAACCGGATCGCCGTCGCCGGCATGGATCAGCCCCGGCTCGTAGAGGCGCTGCACACTGAAATGGCGGAGTTCGGTTTCCTGACCCATTACATTTTCGGCTCCGGCGTTGAAGAAATCGACGTCAACGCCTGGGACGACGTGGAGGTGCAGTACAGCGACGGCAGCATAAAAAAACTCGATGAACGCTTCGATTCCCCGGCGCACGCCGTCAGCGTCATCCGCCGCATGCTCCACATATCGGGCATGGTGCTCGACAATGCCAGCCCGGCCGTGCTGGGGCATTTGAGCAAAAACATCCGCATCGCAACGCTCAAGGATCCTCTGGTGGATGAGGACGTGGCGGTGGCCGCGTCCATCCGGATTGTCAACCCGCAGAACATGGGGCGTGATGATTTTATCCGTCTCGGCACGGCGACGGAGGACATGCTGGATTTTCTCTCCGAGTGCCTGCGTTACGGCGTTTCCATCTGCGTCGCGGGGCCAACCGGATCCGGCAAGACCACACTTGCGGGCTGGCTCTTGACCACTATACCGGACAATAAGCGCATTTTCACCATTGAATCCGGGAGCCGCGAGCTTTCACTGGTGAGAAGGGATGCAAACGGGAAAATCCGCAACAGCGTCATCCACACGCTGACGCGCGACAGCGAGAACGGCCGGCAGCGCATCGACCAGACCGACCTGCTGGATATCGCCCTGCGTTTCAACCCAGACTATGTCGTGGTTGGCGAAATGCGCGGGCCCGAAGCGGACGCGGCGCAGGAGGCCGCCCGCACCGGCATCGCGGTCGTCACCACAATCCACGCCAACTCCTGCCAGGCAACCTATTCCCGTATGGTATCCCTGTGCAAGCGCGCCGTCGATACGCCCGACGCGACCCTCATGGGCTATGTCACGGAGGCGTTCCCGCTGATTGTATTCTGTAAACAGCTCGAAAACCGGCAGCGCCGTGTGATGGAAGTGATGGAGTGCGAAATCCTGCCGGACGGCGCGAGGAATTTCCGCCCCATCTTCCAGTTCGCCATCAATGAAAACCGTATCGAAGACGGCCGGTTCATCATCAGCGGCAGCCACAGCGTGGTACAGGGTATCTCTCCGAGCCTGCAGAGGCAGCTCATTGAAAACGGCATGCCGCAGGACATCCTCAAACGGATCCTGCAGATTGGAGGCGAGGCCGCATGA
- a CDS encoding type II secretion system F family protein, protein MTAIELFACAGLIAGAFMILKLSPLEFADGLFGFLLKRPRSIRDEINETTRRKKPSFLHREISEAQEILRMTGRSERFSMVCAASLLFFAFGACVAILMQNVFLVPVLAVGLAFLPFLYVRTTAEHFKKNVATELETALSIVTSAYLRNEDLMTSIEENLPYLNPPVKNVFAEFTARVKLIDPDVEAAIREMKPKIQNEVFQEWCDAVAVCQYDRSLKSTLTPIVTKLSDVRVVNAELDYLVFEPRKEFVIMALLVVGNIPLMYFLNRSWYAALMHSLAGQIVLAACAAAIFISSAFVIKLTKPIRYRR, encoded by the coding sequence ATGACCGCAATAGAATTGTTTGCCTGCGCCGGCCTGATCGCCGGCGCTTTTATGATCCTGAAGCTCTCGCCGCTGGAATTCGCGGACGGGCTGTTCGGCTTTCTGCTGAAACGGCCCCGGAGCATCCGGGATGAGATCAATGAAACCACCAGGCGAAAAAAGCCGTCATTCCTGCACCGTGAAATCAGCGAGGCGCAGGAAATCCTCCGTATGACCGGACGGAGCGAACGCTTCTCCATGGTCTGTGCGGCGTCGCTCCTGTTCTTCGCTTTCGGAGCGTGCGTTGCCATTCTGATGCAGAATGTGTTTCTTGTGCCGGTTCTGGCGGTGGGGCTTGCGTTTCTGCCGTTTCTCTATGTCAGGACAACGGCGGAGCACTTCAAAAAGAACGTCGCTACCGAACTGGAAACGGCGCTCTCCATTGTCACATCGGCCTATTTGCGCAATGAGGATCTGATGACCTCGATAGAGGAAAACCTGCCCTATCTGAACCCGCCGGTGAAGAATGTTTTTGCGGAATTTACCGCGCGGGTCAAGCTCATCGACCCCGACGTGGAGGCGGCAATCCGGGAGATGAAGCCCAAAATTCAAAACGAAGTGTTTCAGGAATGGTGCGATGCCGTCGCCGTGTGTCAATACGATCGGAGCCTGAAAAGCACGCTGACGCCGATTGTTACCAAGCTCTCCGACGTCCGCGTGGTCAACGCCGAGCTGGACTACCTGGTGTTTGAACCGCGAAAGGAATTCGTCATCATGGCGCTGTTGGTTGTCGGCAACATCCCGCTCATGTATTTCCTCAACCGGAGCTGGTACGCGGCGCTGATGCACAGCCTCGCGGGCCAGATCGTCCTTGCGGCCTGTGCCGCGGCAATTTTCATCAGCAGTGCCTTCGTGATCAAACTGACAAAGCCCATCCGCTACAGGAGGTGA
- a CDS encoding secretion protein F gives MTGLLFLFAALLAAGLFFLLSDLLKLPTLAAAKALLSAGKPRKKAAKSVEAYLMTCAGKLARLIRMDEYKRSRLENTLKAAGIPMTPEVYTAYAIVKGGVIVVLVIPCLFLFPLLAPVLMLLAALVYFKEIRKADEQLKAKREQIESELPRFVATIEQSLKSSRDVLAMLEHYKQNAGEAFANELGILTADMRSSSYEAALTRFEARFNSPRISDVTRGLIGVLRGDDGAVYFQMLDHDFKALELQRLRGEALKIPPKIRVYSFVMLMCFLFTWLSVMAISIMKSLGTMF, from the coding sequence ATGACGGGTCTGCTGTTTCTTTTTGCAGCCCTGCTTGCGGCGGGGCTGTTTTTCCTTCTATCCGATTTGCTGAAGCTTCCGACGCTGGCCGCGGCCAAGGCTCTGCTGAGCGCCGGGAAGCCCCGGAAAAAAGCCGCCAAAAGCGTGGAGGCTTACCTCATGACGTGTGCCGGCAAGCTGGCAAGGCTTATCCGCATGGACGAATATAAACGCAGCCGGTTGGAGAACACCCTCAAAGCGGCGGGGATTCCCATGACGCCGGAGGTCTACACCGCGTATGCCATTGTGAAAGGCGGAGTGATCGTTGTCCTTGTGATCCCCTGTCTGTTCTTATTTCCGCTGCTGGCTCCGGTGCTGATGCTGCTTGCCGCCCTTGTATATTTCAAAGAAATCCGAAAGGCGGACGAGCAGCTCAAGGCGAAACGCGAGCAGATTGAAAGCGAGCTGCCCCGCTTTGTGGCGACCATTGAGCAATCCCTCAAATCCAGCCGCGACGTGCTGGCGATGCTGGAGCATTACAAGCAGAATGCGGGCGAAGCCTTTGCAAATGAGCTGGGAATCCTGACCGCCGACATGCGCTCCTCCTCCTATGAGGCGGCGCTGACCCGCTTTGAGGCCAGGTTCAATTCGCCTCGTATATCCGATGTGACGCGCGGCCTGATCGGGGTGCTGCGGGGCGACGACGGGGCGGTATACTTCCAGATGCTCGATCACGACTTCAAGGCGCTGGAGCTCCAGCGGCTGCGCGGCGAGGCGCTTAAAATTCCGCCGAAGATCCGCGTCTATTCCTTTGTGATGCTGATGTGTTTCCTGTTCACATGGCTCTCCGTCATGGCGATCTCAATCATGAAATCCCTCGGCACCATGTTTTAG
- a CDS encoding DUF4320 family protein: MLKRLRSRRGEGYIDIAVLVLCAMLVIAFAVKLFPVYIEKNQLDSFATELCREAEISGRVGTETDARARELEEQTGLHPSVDWSRTGKIPLDQEFTVTVSAQANIGLFGGFGSFPINLEGKANGKSEIYWK, translated from the coding sequence GTGCTGAAACGGCTCCGCTCCCGCCGCGGGGAAGGTTATATCGACATCGCGGTGCTGGTGCTCTGCGCCATGCTGGTCATCGCTTTCGCGGTCAAACTGTTTCCCGTGTATATAGAGAAAAACCAGCTGGACTCCTTTGCCACGGAGCTGTGCCGGGAAGCGGAGATCTCAGGCCGCGTCGGTACGGAAACGGACGCACGGGCGCGGGAACTGGAGGAACAGACCGGGCTGCACCCGTCTGTCGACTGGTCAAGGACAGGTAAAATCCCGCTCGATCAGGAATTCACAGTGACGGTGTCCGCACAGGCAAATATCGGGCTGTTCGGCGGATTCGGCAGTTTTCCAATCAATCTGGAAGGAAAGGCCAACGGGAAAAGCGAAATTTACTGGAAATGA
- a CDS encoding DUF6550 family protein produces MKKLSDKTKRSLTIAGIGVVCAVFVIGISYQLKAEGVNDADVATSSSSTSSEVIVPAVGTNDNTTKSAALASSASSQAPEASSKADQAIQPDVSKPAAPSSKPAAQGSTTNPSKAPTYSSKDTSPGKGSGDQNFQKKDGKIYVPGFGWVTNNGGGGSGSTASDMYENGNKVGQMD; encoded by the coding sequence ATGAAGAAATTATCGGATAAAACCAAAAGATCATTGACCATCGCCGGCATCGGCGTGGTGTGCGCAGTCTTTGTGATCGGAATTTCCTATCAGCTTAAGGCGGAGGGAGTCAACGACGCTGATGTCGCGACATCCTCATCTTCTACTTCCAGTGAAGTGATCGTCCCGGCTGTCGGGACAAACGATAATACAACGAAAAGCGCGGCGCTCGCTTCGTCGGCATCCTCCCAGGCACCGGAAGCCTCAAGCAAGGCGGATCAGGCGATCCAGCCCGATGTATCGAAACCCGCGGCACCTTCCTCCAAGCCTGCCGCACAGGGCAGCACCACCAATCCTTCCAAGGCACCGACGTATAGCTCGAAGGATACTTCTCCAGGCAAGGGATCCGGAGATCAAAACTTTCAGAAAAAAGACGGGAAAATCTATGTCCCCGGATTTGGATGGGTAACGAACAACGGCGGCGGTGGCTCGGGAAGTACAGCGAGCGATATGTATGAAAACGGAAACAAGGTCGGACAGATGGACTGA
- a CDS encoding DUF3852 domain-containing protein — protein MKKRKKFVILICMALVMLSVFCITASAAGSGDVAGAVQSTWSTASQQIKTVVNKVVFPAIDLILAVFFFAKLGTAYFDYRKQGQFEWAAPAILFACLVFTLTAPLYIWGVIGM, from the coding sequence ATGAAAAAGCGGAAGAAGTTTGTGATTCTCATTTGCATGGCTTTAGTGATGCTCTCCGTGTTTTGTATCACGGCGTCCGCAGCCGGCAGCGGCGACGTGGCGGGGGCGGTACAGAGTACCTGGTCGACTGCTTCCCAGCAGATCAAGACGGTTGTCAACAAAGTGGTTTTCCCCGCTATTGATCTGATTCTCGCTGTTTTCTTCTTTGCAAAACTTGGCACGGCTTATTTCGACTACAGAAAACAGGGCCAATTTGAGTGGGCCGCGCCAGCCATTTTGTTTGCGTGCTTAGTTTTCACCTTGACGGCCCCCCTTTATATCTGGGGTGTCATCGGGATGTAG